Proteins encoded by one window of Dialister pneumosintes:
- a CDS encoding MarR family winged helix-turn-helix transcriptional regulator, whose product MNSTPFLNPSDFLEDESFLISFNMALICQRICDVQTRILKEYDLTPRQLLVLAYLYNHPKEEVTQKILENRMHLSNPTVTVIIQSMLSKGLVSKTKDPLDRRKHILHITPKGKTMFESSHEKSHATGKACYKSLNKNDLEFLKRIMRTIMGNLENLNQ is encoded by the coding sequence ATGAATTCAACACCCTTCTTAAATCCATCTGACTTTTTAGAGGATGAATCGTTTCTTATTTCTTTTAACATGGCACTCATTTGTCAGCGCATCTGTGATGTGCAAACCCGTATACTAAAGGAATACGATCTGACACCTCGTCAGCTGCTAGTGTTGGCATATTTATATAACCATCCTAAAGAAGAAGTCACTCAAAAAATTTTAGAAAATCGTATGCATTTATCCAATCCTACAGTTACTGTAATTATACAATCCATGTTAAGTAAAGGTCTAGTTTCCAAAACAAAAGATCCGCTAGACAGAAGAAAGCATATTCTTCATATCACCCCTAAAGGAAAAACAATGTTTGAATCCAGTCATGAAAAATCTCATGCAACAGGAAAAGCTTGTTATAAGAGTTTGAATAAAAATGATTTGGAATTCTTAAAACGTATTATGAGAACGATTATGGGAAATTTAGAAAACTTAAATCAATAA
- a CDS encoding metal-dependent transcriptional regulator yields MTSGKEDYLKALYTLSDSYEIITNKQLADTLQVSPPSVSEMIVKLEKQGYVEYTAYKGSRMTLKGKSAAAKLIRFHCIWEVFLVEVLGFSWREAHLEAEGLEHATSDVLAERLYEKLGRPAFGPDGTAIPDKQGNRPLQGHLAISELAEGDSAVISWFEDDMELMDYLQAKEIAVNLEILIMEKEPYEGSILLHTNKGDITISHKAAKQVYVRRCEVEPV; encoded by the coding sequence ATGACGTCAGGGAAAGAAGATTATTTAAAAGCCTTATATACATTAAGTGATTCTTATGAAATAATAACGAATAAACAACTCGCAGATACTCTGCAAGTATCACCTCCGTCAGTGAGCGAAATGATAGTTAAGCTGGAAAAACAAGGATATGTAGAATATACTGCCTACAAAGGAAGTCGGATGACTCTTAAGGGGAAATCAGCAGCAGCGAAGTTGATTCGGTTTCATTGTATATGGGAAGTGTTTTTAGTAGAAGTTCTTGGATTTTCTTGGCGTGAAGCCCATTTGGAAGCGGAGGGGTTAGAGCATGCTACTTCCGATGTATTGGCGGAACGTTTATATGAAAAATTAGGAAGACCTGCATTTGGTCCTGATGGTACAGCTATTCCTGATAAGCAAGGGAATAGACCGTTACAAGGGCATTTAGCTATATCAGAACTTGCAGAAGGCGATAGTGCCGTTATTTCTTGGTTTGAAGATGATATGGAATTAATGGATTATTTACAAGCTAAAGAAATAGCTGTTAATTTAGAAATATTGATTATGGAAAAAGAACCCTATGAAGGATCTATTTTATTACATACGAATAAGGGGGATATTACTATTTCACATAAAGCAGCTAAACAAGTCTATGTTCGTCGTTGTGAAGTAGAACCAGTATAA
- a CDS encoding class I SAM-dependent methyltransferase, whose product MRHELGHTLLARLGKKRLRPGGIEATNWLLSHINFETSPKILEVACNMGTNMIELAKKYGCHIIGLDQNEQALEKAKENIQKNHLEDVLSVICGNALHLPFADNSFDIIINEAMLTMLPPHAKEQALSEYQRVLKKGGMLLTHDVCLCLDDKNLRASLVEKMRQVIHTPVYPLTKEEWKLCIEKPGFIVEQKSGEMSLLNPTGLIRDEGIQGAMQIMANGLKKENQEHFLKMFNFFRDYHDKLGYVAHYSIKA is encoded by the coding sequence ATGAGACATGAATTAGGACATACTTTATTAGCAAGATTAGGTAAAAAACGATTAAGACCGGGCGGTATTGAAGCAACTAATTGGTTGCTTTCACATATAAATTTTGAAACAAGTCCTAAGATATTAGAGGTAGCATGTAATATGGGGACGAATATGATAGAATTGGCTAAAAAATATGGTTGCCATATCATCGGACTCGATCAAAATGAACAAGCACTTGAAAAAGCAAAGGAAAATATACAGAAGAATCATTTAGAAGATGTATTATCTGTTATTTGTGGAAATGCATTGCATTTACCTTTTGCAGACAACTCTTTTGATATCATCATCAATGAAGCGATGCTTACTATGCTTCCTCCTCATGCTAAAGAACAGGCGTTATCGGAATATCAACGTGTATTAAAAAAAGGAGGCATGCTGTTAACACATGATGTGTGTTTATGTTTGGATGATAAGAATTTAAGAGCATCCTTGGTAGAAAAAATGAGACAGGTAATTCATACTCCGGTATATCCGTTGACTAAAGAAGAATGGAAATTGTGTATAGAGAAACCAGGATTTATAGTAGAACAAAAGTCCGGAGAGATGTCTTTATTAAATCCAACGGGGCTTATCCGTGATGAAGGTATACAAGGTGCTATGCAGATTATGGCAAATGGTCTCAAGAAAGAAAATCAAGAACATTTTTTAAAAATGTTTAATTTCTTTAGAGACTATCATGATAAATTAGGATATGTAGCACATTACAGCATAAAGGCATAA
- a CDS encoding cupin domain-containing protein: MSSVTKNISPIIDKNTIISGCTVSTKLCENNDLFCLAFSMDTHTSISEEQYPFQHIYYVLQGSLTVNKTEESTIYPLQRGEAYIVPSRTVHAIHAPSDCIFLQIGLLKENLMNTTIDIKGIFQLKNLIPYQEGKIVNRDLIVTDNTRLAIIALSKGTALSEHAAPNEALLFALEGEAVFTLDGVPYTLKAGDNLAMKKGAPHKLNATDNFKFALLLTK; encoded by the coding sequence ATGTCATCTGTTACAAAAAATATTTCCCCAATAATAGACAAAAATACTATTATTTCCGGTTGCACTGTTTCCACTAAACTATGTGAAAACAATGATTTATTTTGCTTAGCGTTTTCTATGGATACGCATACAAGTATTAGCGAAGAACAATATCCGTTCCAACATATATATTATGTACTGCAAGGATCTCTTACTGTTAATAAAACGGAAGAGTCTACTATATATCCATTGCAAAGAGGAGAAGCGTACATCGTACCTAGCCGAACAGTACATGCCATTCATGCCCCTTCAGATTGTATTTTCTTACAAATCGGATTATTAAAGGAGAATCTTATGAATACTACAATAGATATTAAAGGTATATTTCAACTGAAAAATCTCATCCCTTATCAAGAAGGTAAAATTGTAAACCGTGACCTCATCGTAACAGATAATACCAGACTTGCTATTATTGCTCTTTCTAAAGGTACCGCACTATCTGAGCATGCCGCTCCCAACGAAGCTCTTCTTTTCGCACTGGAAGGAGAGGCCGTATTCACATTAGACGGAGTACCTTATACATTAAAAGCAGGTGACAACCTTGCTATGAAAAAAGGAGCCCCTCATAAATTAAATGCTACAGATAACTTTAAATTTGCACTGCTTTTAACTAAATAA
- the udp gene encoding uridine phosphorylase codes for MNKYYAEENEIMYHTGLSKELIQNASYAVVPGDPARVEPLAKSIGQNAAFLTSHRDYTTWITYVNKQPVLVMSTGMGGPCVTFAVEELARLGITRFIRVGTTGSIQENIELGDVVINNASVRMEGASKSYAPVEYPAVADLMLTHGLIEAAKELQIPYHVGISVTTDSFWPGQERYDSFGGYVRRKLQGSLHEFQQLGCTNYEMENATLFTLTSVLGLQAASICAVVAKRTEKESIAPCEVYQQAEQRFQQVVKTFLWKELSCEK; via the coding sequence ATGAATAAATACTATGCAGAAGAGAATGAAATCATGTATCATACCGGTTTATCGAAAGAACTTATACAGAATGCTTCTTACGCAGTAGTACCGGGAGATCCGGCTCGTGTAGAACCGTTAGCTAAATCGATTGGTCAAAATGCTGCATTTCTTACTTCGCATAGGGATTACACGACTTGGATTACTTATGTAAACAAACAGCCTGTTCTTGTGATGTCGACCGGTATGGGAGGACCTTGTGTTACTTTTGCTGTAGAAGAATTGGCTCGGTTAGGTATTACTCGTTTTATACGAGTAGGAACAACCGGTTCTATACAAGAAAATATAGAACTTGGTGATGTAGTGATTAATAACGCATCTGTTCGTATGGAAGGTGCTTCTAAATCCTATGCACCTGTAGAATATCCGGCGGTTGCAGATTTAATGTTGACTCATGGATTGATAGAGGCGGCTAAAGAGTTACAAATTCCATATCATGTAGGTATCTCCGTTACTACCGACAGTTTTTGGCCGGGACAGGAACGTTATGATAGTTTTGGTGGATATGTACGTAGAAAACTACAGGGTTCTTTACATGAGTTTCAGCAATTAGGTTGTACGAATTATGAAATGGAGAATGCGACTCTATTTACACTTACTTCGGTTTTGGGATTACAAGCAGCTTCGATTTGTGCTGTAGTCGCTAAACGTACAGAAAAGGAATCCATAGCGCCCTGTGAAGTCTATCAGCAGGCAGAACAGCGATTCCAACAGGTTGTAAAAACTTTCTTATGGAAAGAACTTTCTTGCGAAAAATAA
- a CDS encoding uracil-xanthine permease family protein, whose amino-acid sequence MTVQKDPIYELNGKISVKKAIPFGLQHVLAMFVANIAPILIVTGVVKMPTEQVGALVQVAMIMAGVGSLVQMFPIKRFGSGLPIIMGISFTFVSIFCMIGAKYGYGAILGAALIGGILEGFIGLGAGSWRKIVPPIVSATVVTAIGFSLLSIGANSFGGGFGNPNFGDAKYLIVGTITLVSSLLFNVVAKSYYKQLSVLFGLVVGYIASYFFGMVDLSRLATVSLFSLPTFMPYPLEFHADAIFSVFLIFLVSATETLGDTSALTTMGFNRDATNKEISGSIAVDGFVSSFSSLFGCMPITSFSQNVGLIAMTHVVNRKAIGCGAVIMILAGLFPGLGVILASLPDAVLGGCTLMMFGSIVVSGVRMISQCGYSQRNMSIAALSLSIGLGFTQTPQIFRIFPDLFKSVFAENCVAVVFIVAIILNLIFPKEDVER is encoded by the coding sequence GTGACAGTACAAAAAGATCCAATATATGAATTAAATGGAAAAATTTCTGTAAAGAAAGCAATTCCTTTCGGGTTGCAACATGTACTTGCAATGTTTGTTGCTAATATTGCCCCCATTTTAATTGTGACCGGTGTAGTAAAGATGCCTACCGAGCAGGTAGGTGCTTTAGTGCAAGTAGCTATGATTATGGCAGGAGTAGGTTCTCTTGTACAGATGTTTCCTATTAAACGTTTTGGAAGCGGTTTACCAATCATTATGGGTATAAGCTTTACTTTTGTGTCTATATTTTGCATGATTGGTGCTAAGTATGGATATGGAGCTATTTTAGGAGCTGCTCTAATCGGCGGTATTTTAGAGGGCTTTATCGGATTAGGTGCCGGTTCTTGGCGTAAGATAGTGCCTCCTATTGTATCGGCTACGGTAGTTACGGCTATTGGGTTTTCTTTACTTAGTATTGGCGCCAACTCTTTTGGCGGCGGATTTGGAAATCCTAACTTCGGTGATGCAAAATATTTAATTGTAGGAACCATTACCTTAGTATCCAGCTTGCTTTTTAATGTGGTGGCTAAGTCTTACTATAAACAATTATCCGTATTATTTGGACTGGTAGTAGGATACATAGCATCTTACTTTTTTGGAATGGTAGATTTATCACGTTTAGCGACAGTGTCACTTTTTTCGCTGCCGACTTTTATGCCCTATCCCTTAGAATTTCATGCGGATGCGATTTTTTCCGTATTTTTGATATTCCTTGTTTCTGCAACAGAAACATTGGGAGATACTTCCGCACTGACAACTATGGGTTTTAACCGAGATGCAACAAATAAAGAAATTTCCGGGTCTATTGCTGTCGATGGTTTTGTAAGCAGTTTTTCTTCTTTATTTGGCTGTATGCCGATTACTTCTTTCAGTCAAAATGTCGGGCTGATTGCGATGACGCATGTAGTGAATCGAAAAGCTATCGGATGTGGTGCTGTTATTATGATTTTAGCCGGATTATTTCCTGGATTGGGCGTAATTCTTGCTTCTCTTCCGGATGCCGTTCTTGGAGGATGTACCTTAATGATGTTCGGGTCTATCGTAGTAAGTGGTGTACGCATGATTAGTCAATGTGGTTATTCTCAAAGAAATATGAGCATTGCTGCACTGTCGTTAAGTATCGGTTTAGGATTTACACAAACACCGCAAATATTCCGTATTTTTCCTGATTTATTTAAGAGCGTATTTGCAGAAAACTGTGTGGCGGTTGTATTTATTGTGGCAATTATATTGAATCTCATATTTCCTAAAGAGGATGTAGAAAGATAA
- a CDS encoding xanthine phosphoribosyltransferase, translating to MYRFLGGSGVAHFNLLQEKILKDGVIKSGNVLKVDSFLNHQIDVPFISELGKEFYSLFAEKKIDKVLTIESSGIGIACLTAIHFGVPVVFAKKSAGSNMDKEMYMTEVMSYTHNRMNHVVVSKKYIKQGEHILILDDFLANGCAIRGLIDLVLQAGGIVEGIGICIEKGFQGGGDALREDGYPIKSLAIIEKMDADTGTITFREGDKS from the coding sequence ATGTATAGATTTCTAGGGGGCAGTGGAGTGGCACATTTTAATTTATTACAAGAAAAAATATTGAAGGATGGAGTTATTAAGTCAGGAAATGTTCTTAAAGTAGACAGCTTTTTGAATCATCAGATTGATGTTCCATTTATCAGTGAATTGGGGAAAGAATTTTATTCACTGTTTGCTGAAAAGAAAATTGACAAAGTATTGACGATTGAATCATCCGGCATTGGAATTGCGTGTTTAACGGCGATTCATTTTGGTGTACCTGTTGTATTTGCTAAAAAGTCGGCAGGAAGCAATATGGATAAAGAAATGTATATGACAGAAGTGATGTCTTATACTCATAATCGAATGAACCATGTAGTAGTTTCTAAGAAGTATATTAAACAGGGGGAACATATTCTTATTCTTGATGATTTTCTTGCAAATGGGTGTGCTATACGAGGGCTTATTGATTTAGTATTGCAAGCCGGCGGTATCGTAGAAGGTATTGGTATTTGTATAGAAAAGGGGTTTCAAGGCGGCGGAGATGCATTGCGGGAAGATGGATACCCGATAAAATCATTAGCTATTATTGAGAAAATGGATGCAGATACAGGAACTATTACATTTCGAGAAGGAGATAAATCGTGA
- a CDS encoding LemA family protein produces the protein MANQLDEMNPQIMEEGRDVHVIAKVVPVTTTATERMIPTVLMLVGAVLMAGGVFYENYIAAGIGALIAVFPWWQMQKISSSFNMMEQRIQTAASEIDNYMEQRVVILENVAKLVEKSISVDKDILVDIAKYRSGNFSETSRSEANSDLNKAARAINVVLENYPDLKSQDTIRDAMQQNSYLQREITAARTLYNDAVNTWNREIFEFPFKKIVAAKEGRTTRIPFIAEKEIKDRSKGVFF, from the coding sequence ATGGCTAATCAATTAGATGAAATGAATCCACAAATTATGGAAGAAGGTCGAGATGTACATGTTATTGCTAAAGTAGTTCCTGTAACTACCACTGCTACAGAACGTATGATACCGACAGTACTTATGCTGGTAGGTGCAGTATTAATGGCCGGTGGTGTATTTTATGAAAATTATATAGCAGCAGGGATAGGGGCGTTAATAGCGGTTTTTCCTTGGTGGCAAATGCAGAAAATCAGTTCTTCTTTCAATATGATGGAACAGAGAATACAAACCGCTGCTTCTGAAATTGATAATTATATGGAACAGCGTGTTGTAATTTTAGAAAATGTAGCCAAGTTGGTGGAAAAATCTATTTCTGTTGATAAGGATATTTTGGTGGATATTGCAAAGTACAGAAGTGGGAACTTTAGTGAAACATCAAGAAGTGAAGCGAATAGTGACTTAAACAAAGCAGCACGTGCTATTAATGTCGTATTGGAAAATTATCCGGATCTTAAGAGTCAGGACACCATTCGTGATGCTATGCAGCAAAATTCTTACTTACAGCGTGAAATTACAGCAGCACGTACTTTGTATAATGATGCTGTAAATACTTGGAATCGAGAAATTTTTGAATTTCCATTTAAGAAGATTGTGGCTGCTAAAGAAGGTAGAACCACTCGTATTCCATTTATTGCGGAAAAAGAAATTAAAGATAGATCAAAAGGTGTATTTTTCTAA
- a CDS encoding MAG1210 family protein, producing the protein MTNEYNEELLEPLAYYRNTLKDSFKTVTEEYFEELVKQSQCDIAKNAELVKKYEEISKDVQKTKRKYKGYSFIKWLLWIVGIGAVLWGGFRFYREQQDFFTLTICIILAVLSACLYFFIVKPAIKKIKDLLANLDQHLESLQAEGYEMMAPLNKLFHSQMTPELIKKAIPFIHLDLNFNKKRYEQLVKEYGFLEQMDDNYSTLDIASGDILGNPFVFIKRLIHTLGTYTYTGSRTVCYSETYTDSDGHTKTRMVTETLHAELEKPGPYYSTVVSLVYGNEAAPNLVFHRKPVAKGVFDGLLKNLGLRNKIAAIRNKTEDALKSGGSFQGMANEEFDATFHALDRNNETEFRLLFTPLAQKNYKDIFDNSPYGDDFKFNKENKINTIETINSQKWDLDTGPDNYWDFSFEKIKEKFITFNCSYFDHMFFFFLPLLAIPLYQQMMSTDYIYKKSYKNNYNSYITEMIANHLGLELFRPQDADTRSSVKTILKTTYHRNENDAEVVQVDAHSYRTEKHVSYVPVRAGDGHVYDVPVEWEEYIPVHHREYMEVSEIDAMEDDFKQIKELDTYQRSIANVNKDFAYGRYMVGKFYRKNESLKELLQQVFENG; encoded by the coding sequence ATGACTAATGAATATAATGAAGAGTTATTAGAACCTTTAGCCTATTATAGAAATACTTTAAAAGATTCTTTTAAAACGGTAACAGAAGAGTATTTTGAGGAGCTCGTAAAGCAATCACAATGTGATATAGCGAAGAATGCAGAATTAGTAAAAAAATATGAAGAAATATCTAAGGATGTACAAAAAACAAAGAGGAAATATAAAGGATATTCCTTTATAAAATGGTTACTTTGGATTGTCGGTATAGGTGCTGTTCTTTGGGGCGGTTTTCGTTTTTATAGGGAACAGCAGGATTTTTTTACTCTTACAATTTGTATTATTCTTGCTGTTTTATCTGCATGTTTATATTTTTTTATTGTTAAACCGGCAATAAAGAAAATCAAAGATTTATTAGCCAATTTAGATCAACATTTGGAATCATTACAAGCAGAAGGTTATGAAATGATGGCACCTTTAAATAAATTATTTCATAGTCAGATGACACCGGAATTGATAAAAAAAGCGATTCCTTTTATTCACTTAGATTTAAATTTTAATAAGAAACGCTATGAACAGCTTGTAAAAGAGTATGGTTTTTTAGAACAAATGGATGATAACTATTCTACGTTGGATATTGCTTCAGGGGATATTCTCGGAAATCCTTTTGTGTTTATAAAAAGATTGATTCATACTTTGGGGACTTATACTTATACGGGGAGTCGAACTGTATGCTATTCAGAAACCTATACAGATTCTGATGGGCATACTAAAACTCGTATGGTCACGGAAACTTTACACGCAGAATTGGAGAAACCGGGACCTTATTATTCCACAGTTGTTTCTTTAGTATATGGTAATGAAGCAGCTCCTAATTTAGTCTTTCATAGGAAACCGGTTGCGAAAGGTGTATTTGACGGGCTTTTAAAAAATTTAGGGTTACGAAATAAAATTGCAGCTATTAGAAATAAAACAGAGGATGCACTTAAGTCGGGCGGTAGTTTTCAAGGAATGGCAAATGAAGAGTTCGATGCAACTTTTCATGCGTTAGACCGAAATAATGAAACGGAGTTCCGTTTACTTTTCACACCCTTAGCACAGAAGAATTATAAAGACATCTTTGATAATTCTCCTTATGGTGATGATTTTAAGTTTAATAAAGAGAATAAAATCAATACGATAGAAACTATTAATTCACAAAAGTGGGATTTAGATACCGGTCCGGATAATTATTGGGATTTTTCTTTTGAAAAGATTAAAGAGAAATTTATAACATTTAATTGCTCTTATTTTGATCATATGTTTTTCTTTTTTTTACCGCTCTTGGCGATTCCTTTATATCAGCAGATGATGTCAACTGATTATATTTATAAAAAATCATATAAAAATAATTACAATTCCTATATTACGGAAATGATAGCTAATCATTTAGGACTTGAGTTATTTAGACCGCAAGATGCAGATACTAGAAGTAGTGTAAAAACAATTTTAAAAACGACTTATCATAGAAATGAAAATGATGCGGAAGTAGTACAAGTCGATGCACATTCTTATAGGACGGAAAAACATGTTTCTTATGTACCGGTTAGAGCAGGCGATGGACATGTTTATGATGTTCCTGTAGAATGGGAAGAGTATATTCCAGTACATCACAGAGAATATATGGAAGTGTCTGAAATTGATGCGATGGAAGATGATTTTAAGCAGATAAAAGAGTTAGATACTTATCAACGCTCAATAGCTAATGTAAATAAGGATTTTGCTTATGGTAGATACATGGTAGGTAAATTTTATAGAAAAAATGAAAGTTTAAAAGAATTGTTACAACAAGTATTTGAAAATGGATAG
- a CDS encoding acetamidase/formamidase family protein, translated as MLEIKEYIYEFAKDMKPVAKAKDNEVVKFIVEDCFAGQIKSEKDIAMSVDWKHTNPAAGPLYVEGAEPGDVLCVEILDIKVADQGAVCSIPDCGPFADKSESRTHILKIKDGKVIWKKYNMIWPVDTMIGVIGVATDEKNISTGFVGNHGGNMDNPMIKKGVRMWLPVRVEGGLLAMGDLHATMADGEVCGTGIEIAGEVIVRVKVLKNFELNWALLETEDAYYVNTCGPTCDDAIRAGYQEMHRLLCNAYGMDYTDAGMYMSMQGFLAANQACLVAEAGGDSFRIGTPKVLNKKPLIGF; from the coding sequence ATGTTAGAAATTAAAGAGTATATTTATGAATTTGCAAAAGATATGAAACCGGTAGCTAAAGCAAAGGATAATGAAGTCGTTAAATTTATTGTAGAAGATTGTTTTGCCGGTCAGATTAAAAGTGAAAAAGATATTGCGATGTCTGTAGATTGGAAACATACCAATCCGGCAGCCGGTCCTCTTTATGTAGAAGGGGCAGAACCGGGTGATGTATTATGCGTAGAAATTTTAGATATTAAAGTAGCAGATCAGGGAGCTGTTTGTTCTATTCCCGATTGTGGACCTTTTGCAGATAAGAGTGAATCACGTACCCATATTTTAAAGATTAAAGATGGAAAAGTCATTTGGAAAAAATACAATATGATTTGGCCGGTAGATACCATGATTGGTGTTATCGGTGTAGCGACAGATGAGAAAAATATTTCCACCGGCTTTGTAGGAAATCATGGTGGTAATATGGATAATCCCATGATTAAAAAAGGTGTTCGTATGTGGCTTCCTGTACGTGTAGAAGGAGGCTTGCTTGCTATGGGAGACTTGCATGCAACTATGGCAGATGGTGAAGTTTGCGGTACCGGTATTGAAATTGCAGGAGAAGTTATTGTACGAGTAAAAGTATTGAAAAACTTTGAACTTAATTGGGCATTGCTGGAAACCGAAGATGCTTATTATGTAAATACATGCGGACCGACTTGTGATGACGCTATTCGTGCAGGTTATCAAGAAATGCATCGTTTACTTTGTAATGCCTATGGCATGGATTATACTGATGCAGGAATGTATATGTCTATGCAAGGGTTTTTAGCAGCTAATCAAGCTTGTTTAGTCGCAGAAGCCGGCGGTGACTCTTTCCGTATCGGTACACCCAAAGTACTTAATAAGAAACCTTTGATTGGATTTTAA
- a CDS encoding Na+/H+ antiporter NhaC family protein — MSVFKNLMDNKTVAHRWASYGITVALIIAAALLSPGKELLDNSVGTLVILFILFYTLLTRRILETLIFSTIFGIALSSGTDFVEGFRVQLFKTMAGEDFIWIVLMCCFLNVFNKFLNKTGSLHAFSRLIKSRVKSKGQLNIATWLLQFPLFFDDYMTIAVGGSIMAPMYDELDVPREEGAYLIHTLAEPLRAIFPITSWAAFLGGCFISTGLVPEGEGMMAFIKSIPFAFYPIIAIIGTFLFAVGILPKWGFSKAPAKENYTELENLEESNEGRKEGNLFDFFLPILLLLGAAYYFDFDTVPAMLIVLPITAGYYLIRNIMEAQDIEECLVSGFADFMSIIILFCASYMLNDVLVDLGYIDYLANVVKQFVNPNLLPFLVFVIFCISECIMSLNWGLLLITFPILLPVAAAIGTNPYLVGAAIISAGCFGCNMCYICDYTMLTSSVFGLKPGYHASTCVAYSVIFAVISAGMYLMAGFIF, encoded by the coding sequence ATGAGTGTTTTTAAAAATCTCATGGATAATAAAACAGTAGCACACCGATGGGCAAGTTATGGAATTACTGTAGCTCTCATTATAGCTGCTGCTTTGTTATCTCCAGGAAAAGAATTATTGGATAATAGTGTGGGAACTTTAGTGATTCTATTTATTCTATTTTATACATTACTGACCAGACGTATTTTGGAAACGCTTATTTTTTCCACTATTTTTGGCATTGCACTTTCTTCAGGAACTGATTTTGTAGAAGGTTTTAGAGTACAGTTATTTAAAACCATGGCAGGAGAAGACTTTATTTGGATTGTGTTGATGTGTTGTTTTTTAAATGTATTTAATAAGTTTTTAAATAAAACAGGTTCTTTACATGCTTTTTCAAGACTTATTAAGTCGCGGGTAAAGTCTAAGGGACAGCTTAATATAGCAACGTGGCTTTTACAGTTTCCTTTGTTCTTTGATGACTATATGACTATTGCTGTCGGGGGTAGCATTATGGCTCCTATGTATGATGAGTTGGATGTGCCTAGAGAAGAAGGTGCTTATTTAATTCATACATTAGCGGAACCCTTGCGTGCTATTTTTCCTATTACCTCTTGGGCCGCTTTCTTAGGAGGATGTTTTATTTCTACGGGTCTCGTTCCTGAGGGAGAAGGAATGATGGCATTCATAAAATCGATTCCATTTGCTTTTTATCCGATTATTGCTATTATAGGTACTTTCTTATTTGCTGTTGGAATATTGCCGAAATGGGGCTTTTCTAAAGCACCGGCAAAGGAGAATTACACGGAATTAGAAAATTTAGAGGAATCGAATGAGGGAAGAAAAGAAGGAAATTTATTTGATTTCTTTTTACCTATACTTCTTTTATTGGGGGCTGCGTATTATTTTGATTTTGATACGGTACCTGCGATGCTTATTGTATTACCGATTACAGCCGGTTATTACTTGATTCGTAATATTATGGAAGCACAGGATATTGAAGAATGTTTAGTATCCGGTTTTGCAGATTTTATGAGTATTATTATTCTGTTTTGTGCCTCATATATGTTAAATGATGTGTTAGTTGATTTAGGATATATTGATTATTTAGCAAATGTGGTTAAACAGTTTGTAAACCCGAATTTATTACCGTTTTTGGTATTTGTAATTTTCTGTATATCGGAATGTATTATGTCTTTGAATTGGGGGCTATTACTGATTACTTTCCCAATTTTACTGCCTGTAGCGGCTGCTATAGGTACGAATCCTTATTTAGTCGGTGCAGCGATTATTTCCGCAGGTTGTTTTGGTTGTAATATGTGTTACATTTGTGATTACACCATGCTTACTTCATCCGTGTTCGGCCTTAAACCGGGATATCATGCGTCCACTTGTGTAGCATATTCTGTTATTTTTGCAGTTATTTCTGCAGGAATGTATTTAATGGCAGGTTTTATTTTTTAA